The Euphorbia lathyris chromosome 4, ddEupLath1.1, whole genome shotgun sequence genomic interval CGTGCCCGACCTCACTCAGGAGACGCCGAATTTGTTAGCGGGGCTTTCCAGTGCCGACTCTCCGagcttttttgtttatttttaaattttctgaTTAACAGAATCAACCGACTTGGCCGTTTatcgtgggttttcgtcacaggtcctccaactcggtgtctacaatagGCCATGAGTGCGATCGCATAGGACCTGAGCCAAAATGGTCTCAAATTGttttttactgtatatatagtaatatttttaaatggccaaataatatgatattttagatctaaaatatgtccaaattctattttaaacttttaagtacaattttttttattaagagcttttttatctctttttttcATCTAGGTCCATAAAAAAATCAGGACCGGCCCtacacgcgtcttaaaaaaaagattaagaTTGGAGTATgaggttctaatattagagaagacaaattTTACAGTTTAGCAAGttagaacttcatttttaatctattgcataaatttttcataaaaaaaaaaagaactattgcataaattatgtaataacattctaagctGCGTGCACAACTTATATTTTTAggaaccgagtgattaattgattacattttacgcaactTCATaagctaactaaacattttatgtaagttgagGGGACTATCGGAatactttaaaaatttaggGGTCAATCAAAAGTTTGCAAATGATgttttaagcaaaaaaaaaaaaataaatatatatatatatatctaagaaAATTAGCTGAAGTGATCATAAAATGAAACATTTATCATGTGATTCAAATGGTGCACGATCCCGAACTTCCAAACAGATTAAGTCTAAAGGACAAGATGCAAAATAGTTTGATTGTGGAAATGGTAGGTGATGTGCCTTGCTAACTCAACATGAGTGACAAACCAGAATTTTTATTGTCCTTAACAAAGGGAATTTTATTCAATTGAAGGACATGTTTAACAATCGGGGTCTGTTTGGTACGTTGTAATTAGATCTGCATATGGCCGGGCTCGGACCGGGTCTGTCATGCTTTTAATCAAACCTGACGAGCCCAACCCAGCCGTAATAAATTGAATCGGACTCAGACTCGGACTGGACTCGGGCCTAAAATATGAATCTCAAGCCCGTCCGTCCAAGCCTAtatgtatattaaaaaaatacaattaaaatgtcacaccagcttttcttaataaaaaaaaattacacacaCAATACAATACTTAATAAGTTTGAAAAAATTCTAACAAACTAATTGTGTATTGGTTGTAAGATAAGTATATATATCATATAGTCCAAGCCCATTCAGTTTCTGGTGGGCTTATACGGGCTCGGGCTGGGCCGATGGAAAATTCATATAGCCCAAGCCCATTCAGCTTTTATAATTGAGGGACTGACAAAGAGGTTATGTGGCCTTATGTCAATTGATTTTCCATTCGTTGGTATGCTCTTAATTGCAGCTTTGTCAAAGTGtttttctctgtttgatctttTTTGAGTTGACGATGGTTTGTCTCTACTTGCCCTACGTGTTTCATTTCACGCTCTTTGAGGGGGCATTCTAGGAGAAGTTAATGCTCTTTCGTCATTAGTTGTTAGTAATGATGATGGTCGTCGTTTCGTTTTCCATCTCCATAGTATAAAAGGAAGAAAATGTTTAGTGAGTTTCTTTTACATTTCACTCATTgcattctttttcttcttctttttccagCGATTTTGATTTACACGTAATTACTCTTTGACCTTTTTGCTTTTCCAgttctttcattttttagttGTTACTTCGAAAAAATAAAACCCAAAGAAGCCTTCTCACGTGGATACTTTTTTTAGGAAGAAGGTTGTGAGATGATATTTGCACTAAGATTTGCACTCACTTGCCTTCAGCCAACCAAATGGATTATAGGGCTCATGTTGGCTCATCTCCCTCTCTCTTTCTTCTTTAGCGGGGTCGATTTCTGATGGCTTAATTTCCAGCGATGCCATGTATGTTGCTGGCCCACTGTTTGATTTCCTTGGGCGATGTCCATCCCTTCGAATGTGGTAATCTGTTATGCTAGGTGCCAGATGGATATGTCATTTTACGAATCAGACAATAGAGGTCGTCCTATTACCACGTTAGATGGTAGACCAACATCTATCACTAGGAACTCATCTTATGACTATCAGGTGGGGTGGTCGTCTCCGATCTCTATCTTCATGATTACACTACCGAACAAGGGGACTGTGTGTCCACTGATTCCCATTAAAGGAGCTTGTGTGGAGCTTAAACTACATAGTTTAAGGCGTAATGCCTCATAGGCCTTCTTATGCTTGTTGAGCTCTCTGTATCTACATGACAAACCATGTGAACCTTGAAGTCTTCAATCTAGACTTCGATCATAAGCGTGTCATCATACACTATCTTAGGGGTATTGTACAAGAGACGATTTTGTGTACAAGAGGCctgaatgagccaactataggtgtgtgatatgtttttaaagccaactacgagtgtgtgatatgtttttaaagccaactataagtATGTCatagattattttaaaaatttatgtataaatataaaaataaaattaagtgaataaatttaagaatatatatagatttgaactaaaactattaattggattaaaagaatttatttattttaacggTGTTGGATTTGTATAGAGTAGTGACATTTATTAACAATGACCTCTCCATGAAATTAATGACTTTTCAATagaatgaattattttttaataaactccaaaatcaaattaattaaattccaaAGCAACCTCACAATATTTTCCACATCCTATTGCCTATAAATACCAACAACAAAATGCACCACAAATATATACAAAAGagaaatttacattaaaaaaaatgttgagCAAGATTTCAATAGCTCTAATTGTTCTAATTAGCCTAGCCCTAACCAAATCCCTGAATGCCCAAGATGCACCACAAGACTACATCAATGCTCACAACGAAGCTCGAGGAGAAGTACGCGTCGGCCCTATGACTTGGGACGACAATGTGGCAGCCTATGCCCGAAACTATGCTGAACAACGTAGGGGTGATTGTAAGCTTCAACATTCCCAAGGGGGCCCTTACGGTGAAAATATTGTTGCAGGGGGCAGCGGTGATTTCTCCGGCACCAATGCCGTAAAGCTATGGGTTAGTGAAAAGGCTTTTTACAATCACGATTCTAATACTTGTGCTGCTGGGGAACAATGTGGGCATTACACGCAAGTGGTTTGGAGTAACTCGGTTCGTTTAGGATGTGCTAAGGTTCCATGCAACAGTGGAGGAGTTTTCATTACTTGCAACTATGATCCTCCCGGTAACTACCCAGACCAGAAACCTTATTAATTATCTTCTACGTTAAAAAATTCTACTACGTATCCGATATGTATCGAAATTTACCAATAAAATTGTGATGtgtatgtttttttattgatcGAGTTTATTACACTCGATCCATCTAGAACTTTTACGTCATTAATAAGGTTTCGATATGTATTATTGTGAAGAGAATAAAAAGATTTGGATATTGTagcaattaatattattatattttgcgAGGACAAAATTCTATATTAATATGGATTTTAAAATTCCTGTTAGGGTTTG includes:
- the LOC136226703 gene encoding pathogenesis-related protein 1-like, which produces MLSKISIALIVLISLALTKSLNAQDAPQDYINAHNEARGEVRVGPMTWDDNVAAYARNYAEQRRGDCKLQHSQGGPYGENIVAGGSGDFSGTNAVKLWVSEKAFYNHDSNTCAAGEQCGHYTQVVWSNSVRLGCAKVPCNSGGVFITCNYDPPGNYPDQKPY